In the genome of Calothrix sp. PCC 6303, the window AGGACTGCGACGCAACGGAACTGGAGGAAATGAATTTAGTCCCGATGATGTCAAAGAAAGCATGGGTATTTTACCCTCACAGGTAGTTGATTATAAAGCTCTTTGTGGTGATACTTCAGATAATATTCCAGGTGTTAAGGGAATTGGAGACAAAACAGCAGTTCAACTACTCAATACCTATGGTTCATTAGAAAATATTTATGCTTCTTTAAATGAAATTAAAGGTGCAACTCAAAAGAAATTGCAAGAAGGTAAGGAAGATGCGGAAAAATCCCGTTATCTTGCACAAATAATTTTAGATGTACCTTTAGATATCGATTTGGAAAAAACGAAATTACAAGGTTTTGATCAAAGTCATTTGATTCCCATTTTAGAAAAGCTAGAGTTAAACTCTTTTTTAGGGAAGATTAATCAGATTCAGCAACGATTTGGGGGTACAACTGCAAAAGCTGAAGAGGAAAAGCAACCTCAAAAAGATGTTATTTATAACGATAGTAATGACTTTGATTTGTGGTTTTGGAGTGCTGAAGAAACCGATAAAGCGAGAAATTCCATCATTGCAACTCAAGCTTTAGTTAAACCTTGGATAGTTGATACAGAGGATCAATTATTAGAATTAGTTAAAATCCTCAAAAAACTAATAAATCGAGAAACACCAGTTGCTTGGGATACAGAAACCAGTGCTTTAGAACCTCGTGATGCTGAATTAGTTGGAGTCGGTTGTTGTTGGGGAAGCGAACCTAATCAAGTTGCATATATTCCTATTACCCACACGGCAGGTAATAACTTAGATAAAGAAGTTGTTCTAAATTTTCTCAAACCGATCCTCGAAAGTGAAAAATATCCCAAAACCTTTCAGAATACAAAATTTGACCGCTCAATATTTCGTTGTCAAGGAATTAACTTAGCTGGAGTCATATTTGACCCCATGCTGGTAAGTTATGTAATTAACCCTGATGCAAAACATAGTTTAAATGAAATTTCCAGCCGCTATTTGGATTTAACCCTAATTAGCTATCAAGACTTAGTTCCCAAAGGTAAAACCATAGGTGATGTTGATATTGCCAAAGTTGGATACTATTGTTGCTTACAAGTTCATGCAACATACCAACTTGTAGGAAAATTAAAAGCTGAACTGGAAACACTTCCCCAACTGCAACAACTATTAGAATCAATCGAGATTCCCCTAGAACCAGTTTTAGCGGAAATGGAACATCAAGGAATTAGGGTAAATTCTGCATATTTAGCAGAACTTTCTCAACAACTAGAAACAGACTTAAAAAAACTAGAAATCCAAGCTTACGAAATTGCAGGGGAAGCATTTAATCTAGGTTCACCCAAACAACTTAGTCAAATTCTATTTGAAAAACTCGGTTTAAGTACTAAATACTCTCGAAAAATTCCTACAGGTTACTCTACAGATGCAGCAACATTAGAAAAGTTACGTGATGTTGATGAAAGTGGGTTAGTTGAGTTAATTACAGAAAATCGCACCCTAGCAAAACTAAAATCTACCTATGTTGATGCTTTACCATTATTAGTCCGTACAGATACACAACGACTTCATACTGATTTTAACCAAACTGTCACATCTACCGGACGGTTATCTTCATCCAATCCTAACTTACAAAATATCCCCATTCGTACAGCCTTTAGTCGGCAAATTCGTAAAGCATTTATCCCAGAATCAGGATGGTTGATGGTAGCTGCTGACTACTCCCAAATCGAGTTAAGAATTCTCGCACATTTAAGCCAAGAACCCGTATTAGTAGAAGCTTATCAAAATAATCAAGATATTCATACAATTACCGCCAAATTAATCCTAGAAAAAGATGATGTCACAGCAGATGAAAGAAGAGTTGCCAAAACAATTAACTTTGGTGTGATTTATGGAATGGGTTCTTTAAGATTTTCCCGTTCAACAGGTATTGATAAAAATCTTGCTAATGAATTCATTAAGCGTTTTTACACCCGCTACCCCCAAATCTTTGTATATTTAGAAGGGGTAAAAAAACAAGCAATTTCCCAAGGTTACGTAGAAACAATTTGCGGTCGTCGTCGCTATTTAGAGTTTAATGGGAATAGCCTCTTAAGTCTCAAAGGTGTAAATCCTGATGAAATAGACTTGAGTAAATTAAAAAATTTGGGTCCCTACGATGCTGGATTATTACGTGCAGCAGCTAACGCACCAATTCAAGGTTCTAGTGCTGACATCATCAAAATTGCCATGATTGAAATGCACAAAGTTTTGAAAGATTATCAAGCACGGTTATTATTACAAGTCCATGATGAATTAGTATTTGAAGTTCCACCGGATGAATGGCAAGAATTGGAACCAAAAATCAAATTAGCAATGGAAAATGCACTCAAACTAACAGTTCCATTACTAGTGGAAGTTCATGCTGGTGACAACTGGATGGAAACTAAGTAGGTTTAGGATTTTAACAACTTAAGTGGTTGGATAGAATTAATTGTACAATGAATGTCATTACGAGCATAATGACTGTAAATATTTTTGTCCAGGTACTTAAATCAGAATTAATACCAATTTTCAGAAAGAATGAGACAGATGAGTGGGTGAGGCTTTTGCAGTGCTAAACCCCTACTGGTTGTCTATATGTTGCAATCATTTTTTGAATTGGTATAATTTTTGAAATCTAGTCTAAAAAATGTAAAAAAAAATAGTTTAATATACTAAAAACTGGTATTTAATTAGTATTAAAATCTGAAATTAGGTAAATTTTTATGAATAATGCCGTCAGAAAAACTTCACCAGCGCTATTTAGTCTCGGCTTATTTTGTTTCTTCCTACCATTTACCACAGTTTCTTGCCAAGAACAGCAGCTAACAACATTTAATGGAATTGAATTAGCTGGGGGTAAGGAAGTTAGGACACCAAGTATATTAGGTTCACCATCAAAATCGGAAAAAATACCTGGTGAACCTTTAGCGGCACTGGCAATTCTTTCAGGATTGGTGGGATTAGGAAGCAGCTTTATTAAAATTAAAAGAAGTGGTATTATCCCGACAGGTTCGGCAGCAGCAGGTTTTATTCTGTTATTAATGTTGAAAACAAAAATTGATGATACAGTTGCCAAGGAAGGGGCTGGTCTAATTTTAGTGAGCTATGGTTTAGGATTTTGGCTAGCTTTTATTATTTATGTTTCGGCAATGTTAGTCAATATCTACGGTTTGATTATTGAAAAAAATGAAAGTGAAGCTATGAAGGCTGGGGAATCAAAGGTTACTTCAGATAGTGAAAATTTTTAAAAACAATTGAATAGTAAGAGAGACGCGACACCCTACGACTACGGCTGTCGAGCGAAGCCGAGACACGCTCAGGGTAAATGTCTTGTCTCTATATCGAACCTATAAAAGTCTAATTCATCATACAATCGATTGCTAATTCGGCATGAGCTAGTAGGGTATTTTTATCTAATAAACTGACAGAATATTGAGGTGTGATGGCAAGTAATTCATCAATTCTTTGTTTTGCACTAGAAATAACCGACTCATGCAAGCTACCGTTACTCAAAGAAGTTGCAAAATCAGATGCGATCGCATAAACTCTTTCAACCGTAGAACTTGGTAAGTTGCGAGAAACAATAAATAGATCACACCCTGCATTTACAGATTGTGCAACTGTTCCTGGGTGGGTAAATAAATCAGCAACAGCTTTCATATCCAAATCATCCGACACCACCACACCGGAAAAACCTAATTCCTGACGCAACATATCCTTTAAAACTAGTTTTGAAAGAGTCGCAGGTGCATTTGCATCGATTTTGGGAAACAAAATATGTGCTGTCATCACCAATGGGACACCCGCTGCAATCAATTTTTGGAAAGGAATCAATTCACGCGATCGCATTTCGGCTTTAGTGAGGTTTAATACTGGTAGCTCCAAATGCGAATCAGTACTAGTGTCCCCATGTCCAGGGAAATGCTTGGCACAACCAGTAATTCCCGCTTCCCTAAGTCCTTGGAGGTACTCAACAGCATGGAGGGCAGCAGTATCTTCCGTAACACCAAAAGCCCTTGGTCCAATAATTGGGTTATTAGGGTTAGAAAAAATATCCGCCACTGGAGACCAAGATACATTAATTCCCAGGGATTTTAATTCTATTCCCGTCGCTTTCCCCACAGCAAATGATCTTTCCCCATAAAATGCAGCATAGGGAAACCGAGTAATCGGTAAAGGAGAACGCACCACCCGACCCCCCTCATGGTCTATTGTGACAAACATGCGATCGCGTTCTGCATACTGCCTAACTTGATTCGTTAAATCACCCAAACTTTCAACCCAAGCATCGTAAGGGACATCTTGACGAAAATTCGCCGCAAAAAATATCACCCCTACAGGATTTAAATCCCTGAGAAGCTTTTTGTCATCATCACTTAATTTTGTACCAGAAACACCCAAAATTAGATGATGACCAAATTTCCTTGTGTGTGCCAATGAAGTCATAAAAATTAGCTGAAATTTAGCTTAATTCTCGGACAACAACGCCAAAATGTGAAATGTAACGTAATGCAACGTATAATAAGAACGGAAAACCCTTAATAAATATTAAAGAAAGTAAGATAAATGCGAGTAGCGATCGCCGGAGCAGGTCTAGCAGGTCTTTCCTGTGCTAAATATCTGACTGATGCTGGTCATACTCCCATTGTCCTGGAAAGCCGGGATGTTTTGGGAGGCTTAGTAGCAGCATGGAAAGACGAAGATGGCGACTGGTACGAAACTGGGTTGCACGCTTTTTTCGGTGCATACCCTAACATGTTGCAATTATTCAAAGAACTGGATATCGAAGACCGTTTGCAATGGAAAGAGCATTCGATGATCTTCAATCAGCCAGAAAAACCAGGAACCTACAGCCGATTCGATTTTCCCAACCTACCAGCCCCTTTCAATGGAATTGCGGCAATTTTGCGTAACAACGATATGCTAAGTTTGGGGGAAAAAATTGAATTGGCAAAAGGGTTAGCCCCAGCAATGTTACGTGGACAAAAGTACGTTGACTCTACAGACAAATATACTTTTTCACAATGGTTAAAACTCCAAGGTGTGAGTGATGATGTTCAACAAGATATCTTTGTTGCAGCCGCAAAATCACTCAATTTTATTAACCCTGATGAAATCTCAGCCTTAGTACTTTTAACAGCCTTGAGTCGCTTTTTACAGCAAAAAAATGGTTCACAAGTAGCATTCTTGGATGGTTCACCCACCGAACGCCTATGTCAACCACTTGTAGATTATATTACATCCCAAGGTGGCGAAGTCCGCGTAAATTCACCATTAAAACAGATTTTACTCAACGAAGACGGTAGCGTTAAAGGCTACTTGATTCGAGGTTTAAATGGGGCAGAAGACGAAATCATCACAGCTGACTTGTATGTATCCGCCATGTCAGCAGATGTGATGAAAGTCATGACACCCGAAACTTGGCGGCAAAACGAGTTCTTCCAAAAACTTGATGGTTTAGAAGGGGTGCCAGTAATCAACATCCATTTATGGTTTGACCGTAAACTTACGGATATTGATAACCTGCTATTTTCCCGTTCGCCCCTACTTAGTGTCTACGCTGACATGAGTAACTCCTGTAAAGAGTATGCTAACCCCGATCGTTCCATGCTAGAGCTAATTTTTGCTCCAGCAGACGAATGGATCGACAAGTCAGAAGCTGACATATTAGAAGCTACCCTAGTGGAGTTGGAAAAACTTTTTCCCCAACATTTCGGTAGTGAGAATCCAGCAAAACTACTTAAGCAAAAAATAGTTAAAACCCCACGTTCAGTTTACAGAGCGACTCCCAACCGCCAAGATTATCGCCCGAGCCAGGTAACACCCATTAACAATTTTTATCTTGCGGGGAGTTACACCATGCAACCATTCCTCGGTAGCATGGAAGGTGCCGTGCTTTCTGGTAAACTAACAGCGCAAGCGATCGCACAAAATGCATCGTCCCCTGCCGCGAAACCCTCGCCAGAGCAAACGCAAACCCTTCAGCCAACGAATGCTGCAACTGCCTGATTCCCCCCCATGCATGAAAATATCCGTCTCTGCGGAAGAGTCTTACCAACTTTGCCGCCAACTCACAGCTAAATACGCCAAAACATTTTATCTCGGCACAATGCTGATGAGTCCAGCGAAGCGAAGCGCGATCTGGGCAATTTATGCTTGGTGCCGGCGTACCGACGAATTGGTGGACGGACCACTAGCTGCCATTACCACTCCCGAAACCCTGGAAGACTGGGAAAAGCAGCTAGAGTCGATTTTTGCTGGCATACCCCAGCATGACTTTGATGTCGCCTTGGTGGATGCCCTAGAGCGTTTTCCCATCGATATCCAACCATTTCGAGATATGATTTCTGGTCAAGGAATGGATTTGTATCGAAGTCGATATGAAACATTTGACAAATTATATCTATACTGCTACCGCGTCGCTGGTACCGTTGGTTTAATGTCAACAGCCGTCATGGGCATAGACAACCAACGTTACACCACACCGTGGAACTGCCATCAGCAGCCCTATATCCCCAGTCAAGAAGCGATCGCACTCGGCATCGCCTGCCAACTTACCAATATTCTCCGAGATGTTGGTGAAGACGCAAGGCGAGGCAGAATATACATTCCCCTCGAAGACTTACAACGCTTCAACTACACCGAAGAAGAACTATTCGCTGGTGTCGTTGATGACCGTTGGAAAGCTCTAATGCGCTTCCAAATCGCCAGGGCTAGAGAATATTATGTTCAAGCAGAAAAAGGAATCAGTCACCTATCTGCTGATGCTCGTTTGCCAGTATGGGCAGCACTAACTCATTACAGCCGGATTTTAGGTAAAATCGAAAGCAACGGTTACAATACCTTTAGTCAACGCGCCTATGTCCCCCAATGGCAAAAACTAATTAGCTTGCCTCTGGCTTGGGTGCGATCGCAAGTCCTCTAAAAGTACTCTTTTTAGGGCAATTTACACTCCAAAAGAAACCGGGCTTTTCACAGCCCAAAATTTAGATTCATCAGATTTTTCTCGGCTTGATTCCCAAACCCGGTTTCCAATTATTTTCTTCCTTCCACTATCTCAGATTTTATTCATTTTGGGGGTTGACAAAGAAGTCAACATTAAGTACATTTATTATTTGTACGCCTGGAGCGGTGGCTGAGTGGTCTAAAGCGCCGGATTGCTAATCCGGTGTACGGCAGGTAACTCCGTACCGAGGGTTCGAATCCCTCCCTCTCCGTTTTAGGATACTTCCTAGACCTTTGTGAGGTTGTGAATCACTTATTCCCATGATGGAAACTTCCCCTGTGAAGCCAAATTTTGAATTAGCTGATTTAACAAATCCATAAAGCTTTTTTTGATGCCTGTCCAATCAATATTTTCTTCAACGAAAATATCGTAAAGGAAAGAAACTAAAAGAATTTCGCCTTTTGGTAATAATTTTCTTAAGCCATCCATAAATAGGAATATGAGGGTGAGTTTTAGCCAAATGAGCGCTAAAGAGTGTGGCTCTCCCTTAGTTCCTTCTGGATAGATAATTAAAATATCACCCTGAGATAGAGCTTCTGAGCAACTGAGTAATGGGTTTTCGCGGTGACTTAAATTGTGACGTTTAAGACTAATAATATTGAGAATATTTAGGGAAAACCAGGCTAGAAGAGAATTCTTGAGAAAATAATCCTCAGCTACCACAGATCGCAATTTTTGTCGCAAAAAAGTATCGAAATCAGAGCAAAGTATTCCAAGTAAAAAAATCCTCAATCGTCGTTGCGTAGCTTGCGAACCTAAGGTTAGAGGAACGAAGTTGCTTGCATCCTGCAGGGTAGCAATCCCGTAATATCCAAGTTCTTGCGTATAGCCTACGGCATTCAAGAAAGGCGAAGCCGCCCTGAAAGGGCTAGGGCTTATGCTTCATTCCGCTACCCTACGGGAACGCTTACCGTAGGATGCCCGCAGGGCTATAGAGCGTTTCTTGTATGCCCAAAGGGCTTTACGCTCCATACTACGAAACGGAGAAGCAAACTACGCAATGACACATGAGTGTTAGTTGTTTTGAGCGTCTAGGGGGATATTTGACTATCCCTTTTAAGCAAGTCTTAAAGAATCTGCCTTTCTTGAGAGGGCAGAGTGTCAATACTACTTATCTTCTTCAGCTAACACAATTACAGGTAGAGAAAGACTAGAATTTATTTCTAAATTAATCGATGCAATTGCATCTGAAGAAGTTTGTTGTAATTCCTTTAACAACGCAACACTCTGATCCAGTAGTTTATCAACATCAATCCCACCAAAAACAGATGGGTAACGGCGGAGACGATTACTACCTTCACCAAGGAGAATCATCGCACCGCGTAAATTTTTGTTCCCCAAGTGATACAGGGCTACAGCAATCTGTAAAATGCCCTGATAAAAGCTTTTTTCTGGCTCTGTTGAGTCAATCCACAGAGCCTCTAGGGTGTCATGGCAGGCATAAAACTGTCTTGTGTTGAACTGTTCTATGCCTAGCCAATATTCCTCTGGCATTTCTGCACTCATCCCATAGTATCCCGGACTTCCTTAATGGTTTGGAGGGAGATTTCTTGGCTTTGTCCAGCAAATTCATTGTCGGAGGTGAGGAATAACATACAATGGCATTCCTTGCGCTCACGCATTGGTACACAGGGACAGTTCCAAAATGCAGCTGAAACTTCGGCTTCTTTATCTTCGTAGTGGCGACAAGGACATAAAGGTGCTCCCAGTTCGTCTTTGTGTTTGGCAAGCCCTTCAATTACAACAGCAGTAACGGAAGGTTCGGAGCAAAAATAGGTACCTGTGCGCTTTGCGTATTGCTCGGAAAAATGCCGCATCGCTTCAAGATTTTTGTCGGTGGACTGTGTGCTAACCTCTGGTGAGAGCATAGGATCGGTATCTCGTAAGTTTCAATGTTTCTTTGCATTGTACCGCAGCCTACAGATGCAAGTACTGGGGAAAGTTCCCCATATATTTTAAATAAGGGGCAGGGGAAGCTGGGGAAGCTGGGGAGGTAGGGGAGGCAGGGGAAGCTGGGGAGGCAGGAAGTATAAGGAACGATTTAAGACTCGACTTCTCAACTACTAGCGGTTAGCGAATAAACCGCTTTATCTGGGATTGTAATTAAAATTATAATCTTCCAGAGGGTCGCGCCTGGTGGATTGGCTGGGGTTAAATCCGTTATTTCTGGCTCTTCTACGTAAATCTCCCACATCTGGAGAAGCATTTACAGCTTCTTCAATGCTAATTTGTCCAGTGAGCATCAATTCACACAGGGCTTGGTTCATGACTTGCATTCCATCAAAAGTCGATGTTTCCATCAATTCATAAGCTTCACTGTCTTCACCTTTAAGCAGACAATCCTGCATGGTTGGGGTGTTGAGTAAAATTTCTAAGGCAACAGTACGGGTGCCGTTGACAGTGGGTAGTAATTGTTGAGCAATAACTGCCACTAGACAATCGACGATTTGGACACGTATAGCAGCTTGCTCATCGGGGTGATAGATATTTAGTAGGCGGTTCACAACAGCGATCGCATTTTTGGTGTGAAGCGTACCAATTACCAGGTGTCCCGTTTGTGCTGCTTTTAGTGCCGTTTCCACCGTAGTGCGATCACGCATTTCCCCAATTAAGATCACATCTGGATCTTCTCGCAAAACTGACCGCAAAGCATCATGAAATTCGTGGGTGTGTAAACCTACTTCCCGCTGACTAATGAGGGATTTTTGGGAAGTGTGAACATATTCAATCGGATCTTCGATAGTCACAATATGTTTTTGGGCTGTTTCGTTGAGGAAACGAATCATTGCCGCCATAGTTGTGGATTTTCCCGAACCTGTGGGACCTGTCACCAAAACTAAGCCTTGTTTTTTGGTAATAATATCTTTAAGTACTGCTGGCAATCGTAAACTGTCGATGGAAGGAACGTCCAAGGTAATCAACCGCAGCACCATCGCTCCACCAGTCAAGGTTTGAAAACAATTCACCCGACATCGCAAAAGTTGCGGGTAAAAAATTCCCGTATCCAGTTCTTTGGTTTCAGCATATCGCTGTTGTTGGGAAGGGGTCAAAATTTCCGCTAGAAAGCCTTCAAAATGCTGGGGGGTAATTATTTCCCCTTTGCTATAAATCACCATTTGTCCGCGAACCCGTAGCCGTGGCACCTCACTGACTCGAATATGAATATCTGAAGCTTGTTGAGCATAAGCATCCCGAACAATTTGTTCGATAGTCATTATTTTTGGCAGCAACCTTGGAATTGGCGGCTGATTTGGGGTGGGAAAGTTAGAGACTTTTGGTGATTGAAAGGGTGACGCGGTTGATTCTTCCATTACTGCTTCCTCTTAGGCAGATCAGATTGGGTTGATGGTTACAGAAGATCAAGCAGCTTGCCTGTTTCTACTTTAGTTAACCGTGAACCTACTTAGATTAGCTAATGTACACCCATCTCAGTTAAAGTACACAGCTTTGCCTCTGGCTTCATAGTGATTTCATAAAAATCCTTAGCTAGTGTGAATTCTAGGTATTGATAGGTTAATTTGGAAAGCAAATTAGAAATTAATTATTAGTAGCTGGTGATGAGAACGTCACCAGATAATTGTTACAGTTGTGCAGGGAATTTTTCACACTATGAAACTTATTAAACGTCTTGTTAACTGGTTAGAAATTCGCGCATGTTTTCCTAGCTATGCGGGTTGGGTGTTAATTGCTATCTGTATTTGCTTTTTTGGAGCGGCAATTAATACGATGGCTGGATGGTTGTATGCCATTAGTGGGATTAGTGTGGCATTACTAGTGATTTCGGCAATTTTACCACCGCGATCGCTGACTAATTTAAAGTTAAAACGTCGTGCGATTCTACCAGTGACAGCCGGGGAAGATTTATTGGTGGAAATAGAAGTGAGTAATCCTGGTAAACAAGAGGTTAGCTTGCTACAAGTAACGGATATATTGCCCTTGGTTTTGGGTAAACAAGTGAAGACTGCAATTTATGCGATCGCATCCAACAACAATCACCATTGGCAATACTATTATCCCACCCAACGCCGAGGTATTTACCGCTGGCAAACTGTCGAACTCCAAAGTGGCGCACCTCTAGGTTTATTTTGGTGCCGTCGTCCTCGTGAATGTCCCGCTACAGCCATAGTTTATCCAGAAGTCCTAAAGTTAACTAACTGTCCCCTAGTGGATGCCATGGGACGAGATGATAGCAAACAAAGCGACCCAAGCGGTAGCCCCTGGCAAGCTGCCACAGAGGGTCTTGTAAGGTCTTTGCGCCCCTATCGGATGGGAGATCCAATTAGGATGGTACATTGGCGTACAAGCGCCCGCTATGGCGAATTGCGTGTACGAGAATTGGAAGCAGTGACGGGGGGAAAAGATGTCATTATCGCTTTAGATACTGCTGCCACCTGGGAAAGCGAGAATTTTGAGCAAGCTGTAACCGCTGCTGCATCCCTATATTTTTATGCTCAACATCAGGCAATGAATGTTCGGTTATGGACTGCGGGGACTGGCATCGTGAAAAAGCAGGGGAGCAGGGAGCAGGGTGCAGGGGAGAACAATCAATTACAGGGCTACCCCCTTTCCTCTTCCAATGACACTGTACTCGAAATCCTCGCAGCGACTTATCCCCAAGAAGATGCTGTCACTAGGGAATTACCCCGTCACCCAATTATTTGGCTCACTCCCAACCCTTTAACATTAAAAAATCTTCCCAGTGGTAGCCGTTGGGTGCTGTGGCAAAATTCTACAACAGCATCGCAAACAACTACAATTAACCGAGATTTTCCCGGCATGATTATTCAAGCTGATGAAGTTCTGCAACCTCAATTGCAAAAAACTATGATGTAGTAGACTGTTAGCTTTGGAAACATCCCACTTTTTTAACCAATGCCCTGGAAGGGTATCGCTACACGGAGAAAGCCCAACTCCGTGGGCTAAACTCGTTCTTAGCGTGCGGTAGATGCGTAGCGTAGCGTGTCGTCTTACGACATAGCGGCTTCTCTTTGAGTGGCAGGGTTTCTTTGTATAGCCTGTGGGAATTTGAATTAAATTATTTTCACGTAACCTGCGCTTGCCCTTAGAAGTTTACTTTTAAGTATTCCGACTATAATTATTTTTTATTTTTTGTCCGATTTGTGGCAATTTTAAGCTGAGATTTCCCCCTGCCCCCTGCTACCTGCTGCCTGCCTTTGACTTGACGACGGATTGCAGGTTTGCGCTTTTTACTTGTCTTTAATAATCCTTGAATACCTTGTTTTTTGTAACGTTTATAGGCAGAACCAACAGAATCACTGACATAGTGGCTCATTGCCCCCAGTTCTAAACCAAGAAATAGCACCAGAAATTCCTGATTGTAGACAAGAAGGGAATGCATAATCTCTCCAGTTAGTTGTTGCCAGTTTAAAGCCATATTCCCCAGCTTTTCGACTACCACCAACAATATCAATGACGGCAACAGCAAAATCATGACAAAGTACAGTACTCGTAATGTTGTCCCAATCACCGGACCATGGGATAAAAAAGAACGATGTCGCAAACTTTTTTGATAAGGCAACCAAATCCAACGTAACCAACCCCAGCGCTGATACTGTACCGAGTAAATATCTAAATCGGGACCAAACATCAACCCACCCAACATAAACCCACTGGCAAGTAATAAGGTGAGATTACCATTACGTGTATGCCAGAATGTCATCCCCACCACCATGGGTAAACCCCATATAGTTATGCGATCGTGCGTTCTTCCAGAGGGCATATTTGGGTACTTTGTCTTATTTTCTAAGCAAGTATAGTATTTTTCACAGCCCCATGCAGATCTTAATCTCAAAACTTTTTTCCAAAACACTAGCGCTATAGAAAAAAGTTTGCTATATTATATCTTGGCGAAACAAAACGGACGGTTAGCTCAGTTGGTAGAGCTCCTGCCTTACAAGCAGGCTGTCACAGGTTCGAGTCCTGTACCGTCCATCAAAATATTTATAGTTTTAGAGCGAACTCCTATAACTTTATAGATGTCATAGCTAGAAAGCTTCGTCTCACCCGATGATAAACCATCATCAAACGGTGAACGCGATCGCATTCACCGCAAAACCGGGAAATAACTGACAACCAATTACCTATCGCTTGGCGGTAAAATACTCAAATCCACTTCATTTTGGGAAAGAATATTAATTAAATTGGGGTCTTGAATCAAGCTAACCTCTTTTAAATCGGGGTCTTGCTTAACCTTGACAATCGCTGTCGTTCTATCTGAGGTTAAACTAACTTTCTCCACTTTGCCGTTTTTTACTTCCTGAACAAACCTGCCATATTCCCAAGTTTCTCTTGGCATCACTGGCTTTTGAATACACCCGCTTAAGGTCAGCAGAATAATAATTGTCAAAAGTCTCTGCATTATCATACGTCAAACATTTTTTAGTCCCAATTTTAAAAAACAATGCAAGTCCTAGATAAACCCCACCCCCTAACTTTGGGGGTTTAAGTCTAGGCTGTTGAGTCTGTGGATTGTAGAGGTTATGAATTCATAAAAAATCTGTGGTGCAAAAGAAAATGTCGGGTATGGGTATAGGTTGTTACTTCCAGAAGCCACAACAGGGTACTCCCCCTGCTAAAAGCCCCCTTCCCCTCTGCTTCTTCGGTGAGGGAAACTTCCCCCACAAACGTTCCTTGTCTAAATCCCCCTTATCAAACACCCTTATTACTCATCACTCGTTACTTGTTTTTAATCTCCTGGAACTTTCTCCTTACTAACTTCTCTTTCTGGTTTTGCATACTTACCAGGATACTTAGTCTGAAAATACTCTTCTAAAACTCGTAGTGTTAGGGGACCGCAAAAAGCACCACCACCCCCACCAGAGTTTTCCCCGAATGCCACCACAACGATTTCCGGCTTGTT includes:
- the nagZ gene encoding beta-N-acetylhexosaminidase translates to MTSLAHTRKFGHHLILGVSGTKLSDDDKKLLRDLNPVGVIFFAANFRQDVPYDAWVESLGDLTNQVRQYAERDRMFVTIDHEGGRVVRSPLPITRFPYAAFYGERSFAVGKATGIELKSLGINVSWSPVADIFSNPNNPIIGPRAFGVTEDTAALHAVEYLQGLREAGITGCAKHFPGHGDTSTDSHLELPVLNLTKAEMRSRELIPFQKLIAAGVPLVMTAHILFPKIDANAPATLSKLVLKDMLRQELGFSGVVVSDDLDMKAVADLFTHPGTVAQSVNAGCDLFIVSRNLPSSTVERVYAIASDFATSLSNGSLHESVISSAKQRIDELLAITPQYSVSLLDKNTLLAHAELAIDCMMN
- the polA gene encoding DNA polymerase I is translated as MNISLTTNENHLTSDSPSSPQPTFILVDGHSLAFRSYYAFAKGSDRGLRTKTGIPTSICFGFIKSLLEVIATHQPTNIAIAFDLSLPTFRHEAAETYKADRKETPEDFIIDLANLQELLASLNIQIITSPGYEADDVLGTLAQKAVANQYQVKILTGDRDLFQLIDTNQKITVLYLNKEGLRRNGTGGNEFSPDDVKESMGILPSQVVDYKALCGDTSDNIPGVKGIGDKTAVQLLNTYGSLENIYASLNEIKGATQKKLQEGKEDAEKSRYLAQIILDVPLDIDLEKTKLQGFDQSHLIPILEKLELNSFLGKINQIQQRFGGTTAKAEEEKQPQKDVIYNDSNDFDLWFWSAEETDKARNSIIATQALVKPWIVDTEDQLLELVKILKKLINRETPVAWDTETSALEPRDAELVGVGCCWGSEPNQVAYIPITHTAGNNLDKEVVLNFLKPILESEKYPKTFQNTKFDRSIFRCQGINLAGVIFDPMLVSYVINPDAKHSLNEISSRYLDLTLISYQDLVPKGKTIGDVDIAKVGYYCCLQVHATYQLVGKLKAELETLPQLQQLLESIEIPLEPVLAEMEHQGIRVNSAYLAELSQQLETDLKKLEIQAYEIAGEAFNLGSPKQLSQILFEKLGLSTKYSRKIPTGYSTDAATLEKLRDVDESGLVELITENRTLAKLKSTYVDALPLLVRTDTQRLHTDFNQTVTSTGRLSSSNPNLQNIPIRTAFSRQIRKAFIPESGWLMVAADYSQIELRILAHLSQEPVLVEAYQNNQDIHTITAKLILEKDDVTADERRVAKTINFGVIYGMGSLRFSRSTGIDKNLANEFIKRFYTRYPQIFVYLEGVKKQAISQGYVETICGRRRYLEFNGNSLLSLKGVNPDEIDLSKLKNLGPYDAGLLRAAANAPIQGSSADIIKIAMIEMHKVLKDYQARLLLQVHDELVFEVPPDEWQELEPKIKLAMENALKLTVPLLVEVHAGDNWMETK
- the pds gene encoding 15-cis-phytoene desaturase, whose translation is MRVAIAGAGLAGLSCAKYLTDAGHTPIVLESRDVLGGLVAAWKDEDGDWYETGLHAFFGAYPNMLQLFKELDIEDRLQWKEHSMIFNQPEKPGTYSRFDFPNLPAPFNGIAAILRNNDMLSLGEKIELAKGLAPAMLRGQKYVDSTDKYTFSQWLKLQGVSDDVQQDIFVAAAKSLNFINPDEISALVLLTALSRFLQQKNGSQVAFLDGSPTERLCQPLVDYITSQGGEVRVNSPLKQILLNEDGSVKGYLIRGLNGAEDEIITADLYVSAMSADVMKVMTPETWRQNEFFQKLDGLEGVPVINIHLWFDRKLTDIDNLLFSRSPLLSVYADMSNSCKEYANPDRSMLELIFAPADEWIDKSEADILEATLVELEKLFPQHFGSENPAKLLKQKIVKTPRSVYRATPNRQDYRPSQVTPINNFYLAGSYTMQPFLGSMEGAVLSGKLTAQAIAQNASSPAAKPSPEQTQTLQPTNAATA